A window of the Eremothecium cymbalariae DBVPG#7215 chromosome 5, complete sequence genome harbors these coding sequences:
- the HIR3 gene encoding Hir3p (similar to Ashbya gossypii ABL081W): MSAFTALNSSPHDALLEAEEHSRELQVEESFRVFQSALFHLKAKRFRDAEVKFEQLFNIDVLKPNQWGSYKHSSPTLDSLRYLAYRNRGVFYYQYVKENSENMDKDDIVDYILKVVENLVQSLQHVDGDSAVTELLLQVFKSFKTKRLQRWILEYELTKQPDNTLLLGRGKALLPDTKRFLKEYKELLGNLRERKQTATVSHFLSLIEDCKIDVSPLPQVLDKIETMKEEDDAMMKEIDDYEVNLEEISWECIAESFRNLVPKFKYTNFFSKTPDPYNEASDPIECIRFVHKEKPIHKEIIDRLQGNGGSQSSVDESISSKVLFPQREELDATVKSDNKRGLDDPQETQRPAQRSSRRFKERSCETNETELMKPHVEFSNVFNDSTKLLDMTICLELSHLNPESIPDDYPANIAMIDFYECLNSWTSKHTEFLNQNESKGHTKSKVKGDDTFQLTSLLRSSMFTDENCPTISLTELPYKDVKEFISMVNSKKWHFHAVRLYLLEMLLSVRISDGTCLVTDTFWSPILYDTIESFVLSLETKIYDLVYTQRSKYMALGLSFCEILMNSLSGMYNEIHSKKLNGHKIGELEGQKTKLQKKISRWIWLLDQIAFKDKLKFRYLWSKFCYLQCTSDVTDDRLIQSLGHIKEELRKSEIDIDISYANYKHTPRLNIQTVQSQLSKIKMVRKFTVVEFSDVEREEVTNQDQIEALTRVLVGSSQFNTPEDISMAEFVRQSPFLLRIKLWKIVLDYFVSIKDQKKFQLCYFKALDGLYERLCSKEYSDQSQLQRQQTLLSTLSIIKSFTSLFIEIISEDSSWLILPMDEASEHFELLAKVFILLYPLIYFETLSKKSNTCHSFFKKAAKSSAILKDMFIDLSCVLVLYFKASCERKHIKRLNEVVTDLVCALHSLLGVFKFCDSASGSFLKLAEYYFCSVTTGDSFLPLKQVLLCKYHLSIGGDSSSFEDHDTKPQEMQLENAVRLAKYLIEFEYQNKNPFLISSNRSNLKQVIENVIEVIGKVGYSKNHILSRNVYFFEQYLESPVTVRTIRKALAGELEIELTKPCDNLQAIIDLGLYYISGVQMINLYKIRKKTLQARPSELDSIIETLKIDILFKTNRFETWFLLGKCYSYVVEDDLIWTSDRLVIASKKATTASIQRKAIMCYLMALSICLDNTHTIGIPESQRIENKLIMREIYEVLALELLNALLKPMEGLCFQWKTGPTLLLTESGELMESPVISKLSISDDNVYQATLLAFTRADEMYSETSDTTPNWLNPHYIAKLRFKHEGEKFVADGFNLLTRACTLAIALSTSNDNILEPHYSLVVKCYKSVKNEWLTPCQAMKHLQLDNSFFGQDTKFYNVNDDYSKKSFYKDIIELLRKILLFDKRKWHHRPTYRIAKILFDDFEDVDGAIQEMGALMALKSVNKNLVNIWKPEYERPGKHFVYTYQYVMFYLNLLSYKNDYISLGHAARKMRRFGSGMVNGSQATDRAIELFLTGTRPTLQINEKEHAELLLPSLNYQAFNKNSDDLITYFNKDNYSLEVLESLSISYQLKKGSSGITFDGICLSIYFKYFYLPWAAEHENIETPTQDAVKFVEIHKATTADGESTPPQSIQESLKSTSKQVSSRKRVSKKDAFDKISQIVDKIT; encoded by the coding sequence ATGTCGGCCTTTACAGCTTTGAATTCATCTCCTCATGATGCTCTTCTCGAAGCAGAAGAGCATTCGCGAGAGCTGCAGGTAGAAGAGAGTTTTCGGGTCTTCCAAAGTGCGTTATTTCACCTAAAGGCAAAAAGATTTAGAGATGCTGAAGTAAAGTTTGAACAGTTGTTTAATATAGATGTACTAAAGCCAAACCAGTGGGGATCTTACAAGCATTCTTCTCCAACATTAGATTCTCTTAGATATTTAGCTTATAGAAACCGTGGTGTATTCTATTATCAATATGTGAAGGAGAACTCAGAAAATATGGACAAAGATGATATCGttgattatattttgaaagttGTGGAGAATTTAGTACAATCTTTGCAACATGTTGATGGAGATTCAGCTGTCACAGAACtacttcttcaagtttttaaaagctTCAAAACAAAGCGTCTTCAGAGGTGGATTTTAGAATACGAGTTGACAAAACAACCAGATAACACGCTTCTTTTAGGTCGTGGGAAGGCTCTATTGCCTGATACTAAACGGTTTCTGaaggaatataaagaaTTGTTAGGCAATTTAAGGGAGAGAAAACAAACGGCAACTGTGTCCCATTTTCTAAGTCTAATTGAGGATTGTAAAATAGATGTCTCACCACTTCCACAGGTTCTGGATAAAATTGAAACAATGAAAGAGGAGGATGATGCAATGATGAAAGAAATAGACGATTATGAGGTCAACTTAGAAGAGATAAGCTGGGAATGCATTGCAGAATCTTTTCGAAACCTCGTTccaaaattcaaatatactaatttttttagtaAAACCCCAGATCCCTATAACGAGGCAAGTGATCCCATTGAATGCATTCGATTTGTACATAAAGAGAAGCCAATTCATAAGGAAATTATAGATCGACTCCAAGGTAATGGAGGCAGTCAGTCGTCTGTTGATGAGAGTATAAGCTCAAAGGTTCTTTTTCCTCAAAGGGAAGAACTTGATGCTACAGTTAAATCCGATAATAAAAGGGGTCTAGATGACCCACAGGAAACTCAGAGGCCTGCTCAACGTTCAAGTAGAAGGTTTAAAGAACGAAGCTGTGAAACTAATGAAACAGAATTAATGAAACCGCACGttgaattttcaaatgtgTTCAATGACTCCACAAAACTTCTTGATATGACTATTTGCTTGGAATTAAGTCATTTAAATCCAGAAAGTATCCCGGATGATTATCCAGCAAATATAGCAATGATTGACTTTTATGAATGCCTTAATTCATGGACAAGTAAGCACACTGAAtttctaaatcaaaatGAATCCAAAGGGCACACAAAGAGTAAAGTAAAGGGCGATGATACATTCCAGTTAACTTCTTTATTAAGATCCAGTATGTTTACAGATGAGAATTGTCcaacaatatctttaacAGAATTGCCGTATAAAGATGTCAAAGAATTCATTTCTATGGTTAATAGCAAGAAATGGCACTTTCATGCTGTGAGACTTTATCTCTTGGAGATGCTGTTATCCGTAAGAATTTCTGATGGAACATGTCTTGTAACAGATACTTTTTGGTCTCCGATACTTTATGATACCATTGAATCGTTTGTATTAAGTCTGGAAACAAAGATTTATGACCTCGTATATACTCAAAGGTCAAAGTACATGGCACTTGGGTTATCCTTTTGtgaaatattgatgaattcatTAAGTGGAATGTATAATGAAATACATTCTAAAAAACTGAACGGTCATAAGATTGGAGAACTCGAAGGACAGAAGACTAAATTGCAGAAAAAGATTAGCAGATGGATATGGCTTTTAGACCAAATAGCCTTTAAGGATAAGTTGAAGTTTAGGTACTTATGGTCGAAATTTTGTTATCTTCAGTGCACAAGTGATGTGACCGACGATCGGTTGATCCAATCGTTAGGTCATATAAAGGAGGAATTGCGTAAGTCTGAAATAGACATTGATATATCTTACGCAAATTATAAGCATACACCACGCCTGAATATCCAGACTGTTCAATCCCAGCTATCAAAGATCAAAATGGTGCGCAAATTTACAGTAGTTGAATTTTCCGATGTTGAACGTGAGGAAGTTACAAATCAGGATCAGATAGAGGCTTTAACACGCGTCTTAGTGGGATCATCTCAGTTTAATACCCCTGAAGACATTTCAATGGCAGAATTTGTACGGCAATCCCCATTTCTATTAAGGATAAAATTATGGAAAATAGTTTTGGATTATTTTGTCAGTATTAAGGACCAGAAGAAGTTCCAACTTTGCTATTTTAAAGCCTTGGATGGTCTGTACGAAAGGCTATGCTCCAAAGAATATAGTGATCAATCGCAGCTACAGAGACAACAAACTTTGCTATCGACATTATCGATTATAAAATCATTCACATCATTGTTTATTGAGATTATTTCTGAGGATAGTAGTTGGCTTATATTACCTATGGATGAAGCATCTGaacattttgaattatTGGCGAAGGTGtttattcttctttatcctttaatatattttgaaactCTTTCGAAAAAGTCTAATACCTGCCATTCGTTTTTTAAGAAAGCTGCAAAATCTTCTGCTATATTAAAAGATATGTTTATTGATCTATCTTGTGTTTTggtattatattttaaagcaaGTTGTGAAAGAAAGCATATTAAGAGGCTAAATGAAGTTGTGACCGATCTTGTTTGTGCACTTCATTCTCTTCTTGGTGTTTTCAAGTTTTGTGATTCTGCCTCGGGAAGTTTTTTGAAGCTTGCAGAATACTATTTTTGTTCTGTTACAACTGGCGATTCTTTCCTACCACTCAAACAGGTTTTACTATGTAAGTACCACCTCTCAATTGGCGGTgattcatcatcatttgaAGATCACGATACAAAACCACAGGAAATGCAATTAGAGAACGCGGTTCGCTTGGCAAAATACTTAATTGAATTCGAATACCAGAATAAAAATCCATTCTTGATATCCAGTAATAGGTCTAATTTGAAACAGGTTATCGAAAACGTAATTGAAGTTATTGGCAAAGTTGGTTATTCCAAGAACCACATATTATCTAGGAATGTGTATTTTTTTGAGCAGTATTTGGAATCACCTGTAACCGTCAGGACAATTCGCAAAGCCCTTGCTGGGGAACTTGAAATAGAATTAACCAAGCCTTGTGATAATCTTCAAGCAATTATAGATTTGGGTCTCTATTACATTAGCGGAGTTCAAATGATAAACTTGTACAAGATTAGAAAGAAGACTCTACAAGCCCGCCCTTCTGAACTTGATTCAATTATTGAAACACTAAAAATTGACATTCTGTTCAAGACTAACAGGTTTGAAACTTGGTTTCTTCTAGGTAAATGCTACTCAtatgttgttgaagacgaCTTAATCTGGACATCGGATAGACTGGTTATCGCTTCGAAAAAAGCTACTACAGCTTCGATTCAACGGAAAGCAATAATGTGTTATTTAATGGCATTGAGTATATGCCTGGATAACACACATACTATTGGCATTCCGGAATCACAGCGaatagaaaacaaacttATTATGAGAGAAATTTACGAAGTACTTGCATTGGAACTACTAAATGCTCTCTTAAAACCAATGGAAGGGCTTTGTTTTCAGTGGAAAACAGGGCCAACTTTGCTGTTGACAGAATCTGGCGAGCTAATGGAATCTCCAGTTATATCTAAACTCTCCATTTCAGATGATAATGTTTACCAGGCAACGTTATTAGCATTTACGCGAGCTGATGAAATGTATTCAGAAACTTCGGATACGACTCCAAACTGGCTCAATCCCCATTATATTGCAAAACTGAGATTTAAACATGAAGGAGAAAAATTCGTTGCTGATGGCTTTAATCTTTTGACCAGGGCATGTACTTTGGCCATCGCATTATCCACGTCCAATGATAACATCTTGGAACCACATTATTCCCTTGTAGTGAAGTGTTATAAATCTGTTAAGAATGAGTGGTTAACTCCCTGTCAAGCTATGAAACATCTACAGCTTGATAATTCCTTTTTTGGACAAGATACCAAGTTTTATAATGTGAATGACGACTACTCCAAGAAATCATTCTACAAAGATATAATTGAGTTATTAAggaagatattattatttgataaaAGGAAGTGGCACCATAGACCGACATATAGGATTGCAAAGATTTTATTTGAcgattttgaagatgtaGATGGTGCGATTCAGGAAATGGGTGCTTTAATGGCTTTGAAAAGTGTTAACAAGAATTTAGTAAATATATGGAAGCCAGAGTATGAAAGACCGGGCAAACATTTCGTCTACACCTATCAATACGTCATGTTCTATTTGAATCTATTAAGCTACAAGAACGATTACATATCTCTTGGTCACGCCGCTAGAAAAATGAGGCGGTTCGGTTCTGGTATGGTAAATGGATCTCAAGCTACAGATAGGGCTATTGAGTTATTCCTCACAGGTACCAGACCTACATTACAGATTAACGAAAAGGAACATGCGGAGTTATTACTACCGTCTCTTAACTATCAGGCATTCAATAAGAATAGCGATGATTTAATAACATACTTTAACAAAGATAACTATTCTTTAGAGGTTCTGGAGTCATTGTCTATATCATACCAACTGAAGAAAGGTTCCAGTGGAATAACATTTGATGGAATCTGCTTGAGCATTTACTTCAAATACTTTTATCTGCCTTGGGCTGCTGAACATGAGAATATAGAAACCCCTACACAGGATGCAGTCAAGTTTGTGGAAATACATAAGGCTACAACTGCTGATGGAGAATCAACTCCTCCACAATCTATCCAAGAATCACTTAAGTCTACTTCTAAACAGGTCTCATCAAGAAAACGTGTAAGTAAGAAAGATGCATTTGACAAGATATCTCAAATTGTTGATaagatcacgtga
- the HOM6 gene encoding homoserine dehydrogenase (similar to Ashbya gossypii ABL080W), with product MPSKSVNIAVIGTGVVGSAFLDQLLRVKSSIVYNVIYVARQRVALLSKDYKALDFGFSWKNALDGAREPTLSLESLLEYLRKSPSPVILVDNTSNPELANFYPNFVRAGISIATPNKKAFSSELELWDRIFPKEECAGLVYHEATVGAGLPIISTLRDMITTGDEVEKIEGIFSGTLSYIFNEFSSVSPNNNKFSEVVKAAKQLGYTEPDPRDDLNGLDVARKVTILARIAGFEVNSPTSFPVQSLIPTPIESIESAQEFLEKLPEYDDELGGLKQSAVDENKVLRFVGTVDFSNKSVNVGVEKYDYAHPFASLKGADNVISIKTKRYQQPIVIQGAGAGAAVTAAGVLADVVKIAERI from the exons ATGCCCTCAAAATCTGTTAACATTGCTGTTATTG GTACTGGCGTGGTCGGCAGTGCATTTTTGGATCAATTGCTAAGAGTGAAATCTTCAATTGTGTATAATGTCATCTATGTTGCTAGGCAAAGAGTTGCGCTACTTTCAAAAGATTACAAGGCTCTCGACTTTGGTTTTTCGTGGAAGAATGCGTTAGATGGTGCTAGAGAACCAACCTTGTCGTTAGAGTCACTCCTTGAATATCTTAGAAAGTCTCCAAGCCCAGTTATTTTAGTTGACAATACTTCGAATCCTGAACTAGCAAATTTTTATCCAAATTTTGTGAGAGCAGGTATTTCTATTGCTACACCTAACAAAAAGGCTTTTTCCTCTGAATTAGAACTGTGGGATCGTATCTTCCCAAAAGAAGAGTGTGCTGGTTTGGTTTATCATGAAGCCACTGTTGGTGCAGGACTGCCAATTATAAGTACTTTACGTGATATGATAACCACTGGTGACGAGGTTGAGAAAATTGAAGGTATATTTTCTGGAACTTTGTCTTACATCTTCAATGAATTTTCAAGTGTGTCTccaaacaacaacaaattttCTGAGGTTGTTAAAGCTGCCAAACAACTAGGTTATACTGAACCGGATCCACGAGATGATTTGAACGGTTTAGATGTTGCTAGAAAAGTTACAATCTTGGCCAGAATTGCTGGTTTTGAGGTCAACTCTCCAACCTCTTTCCCTGTACAGTCCCTAATTCCAACCCCCATTGAATCTATTGAGTCGGCTCAAGAATTCTTGGAAAAGTTGCCTGAATATGACGACGAGTTAGGCGGGTTGAAGCAGTCTGCTGTCGATGAAAACAAGGTTTTAAGATTTGTTGGAACGGTTGATTTCTCGAACAAATCTGTTAATGTAGGCGTTGAGAAATATGACTATGCCCATCCTTTTGCATCCTTAAAGGGGGCCGATAATGTCATATCCATTAAAACCAAGCGGTATCAACAGCCAATCGTTATTCAAGGTGCAGGTGCAGGTGCTGCTGTTACAGCAGCTGGTGTTTTAGCTGATGTTGTCAAAATTGCTGaaagaatttaa